The Bacteriovorax sp. Seq25_V genome contains the following window.
ATGCAATTGGAGCAATCGCATTTGGTTATAGAGCAGCTGAAGATAAGTACCAAGATTTAAAGAAAGTTAGATTTGAAAATAACGAGATTTTCGAAACTCGTTAGTCTCTTCCCTTTGTACCCGTGTACTTCTAGTGCACGGGTATGTATATTAGCTTAATGAAAAACTATATTATAAGTAATTCAAAATTAACTGAAGACTCATTTGAAACCATCAAAAATTTCTATCTTAATGATGACCCCGCCCATGACTGGCTTCATATCCAAAGACTACTTAAGCAAGGCATAGATTTTGGTACCCACCTTGGGGCTTCTCTTAGTATTTTACTCCCAGCGATTTTAATTCATGACATCATCAATATACCAAAAGGTAGTAGACTCAGAAGTAAAGCAAGCCTACTCTCGGCCAATAAAACAAAAGAGTTACTAGGTAAAACAGATTATACAGATAAAGAGATTGAATCTATCGCACAAGTTGTTCTAGAACATTCTTATAGTGCAAATCTTCCAGCAACAAGCTTGGAGTCTGAGATTTTACAAGATATCGACAAGCTTGATGCAATGGGAGCAATCGGCGTAATGAGATGGGCCGCGACATCCGCTAAGATGAAATCAAAATTCTACGATGAAGACAATCCCTGGGCCGAGGGAAGAGAGCTAAATGACTTTCAATTTGCATTAGACCATTTTGAAACTAAACTCTTAAAGCTTGAAGGGCGACTAAATACTGAGATAGCAAAGAAGGAAGGACAAAAAAGGCTACAGTTTTTTTATGAATTTCTCTCCCAACTAAAAGCAGAGATTTAGATCGAATCAATCTGTGCGATAGCGTAATCAAATTCTTCAAGAGTTGCGTTTGTCACCAGCTCTGTTATATCCGAGCGAATTTCAACTAACTCAGTTGTTGGCTGAACATTTCCAGTGCGTGTAAATTGTGCAACAAAAATCACAAGTACAAAACTGAATGCCATAATAGTTTTTAAAAGAATCTTACCATGAAATGGAGATCTCTTTTCGGTCTTTAATGACTGAGTAAAGGCGTAGAAATTTTCATCCAAAGCTTTTGGTGTTTTCACGTTTAAACTTTCTTTGATTTCATTTTTCATACTCAAACTCTTCCGTTAAAATTTCTTTTAATTTTTTCTTTGCTTTAAAAATTAGGCCCTTCACACTTGGGACACTAACTCCTAAAACCTCTGCGATTTCAGCGTAGTCATACTCATTAAAAATTCGAAGTGTAATCACATCACGATATGATGGATTGAGCTTCTCAATTGCGAGACGAAGGTTTTCACGATCTTCTGCAAAGTGATCACTCTCCTCTTGCATTTCGAATTGTTCAAAATGCTCATCGATATTCTTGAAACTCACCTTATTTTTTCTAAAGTAGTCATAACAATTATTGCGAGCAATCGTCCAAATCCAAGTCGAGGCCTTGTACTCACTACGATACATCTTTATATTGCGATAGACTTTTTCCATCGTTTCTTGGAAAAGTTCAATAGCATCGGCCTCGTGACGAACGAGATTAAAAATATAAGCATAGAGGCCATGCTTAATTTCTTCATACAAAAGCTCGAAGCTTTTGATATCTCCCTTTTGCGCAGCTAATAAATATTGTTCATTTGTCATCTTGGTCATCACTCTATTATACGCACGAATGCAGTAAAAGTTTCTCGCTGTAATTTCTTAATAAAAATAGCTGTTTACCACTTGAGCGCGATTTTCCCTACCGACTTTCCCGACTCAATATGACCATGAGCATGGCCGACATCAGAAGCATCAAACACCGTCACTCGATGACCCTTAATCGAACCAGACTCAAGCATCTTTATCATGGCCTCCATTCCTTCAAGAAGAATATCAAAGCGCTCGAAGAGAAAGGACAAATTAAATGCCATCACACTCTTATTGGCAGATGTCAGTTCAAGAGGAGAGAACCTCGGCGTACGTAAATAATTCCAAACAAGCTTAGGCCAATTAATTCTACCCGACTTTGGAAGCATGGTATGAAATCCATAGACCATTAACTTCCCTGTCGGCGCAAGATGATTAAAACTATCCCTCAAAGTTTCTACTCCATTTGCATCAAGGATAACATCATAACCTGTAGGACAGATTTCCTCTGCCCTTTTCCAAAGATCTTCTTTTGATTTATCTATTATATGATCACAGTTTAACGAGCTTAAATACTCTCTCTTACCAGACGAACCAATAACTCCAACCGTGTTATGACCGGCCTGCTTTAAGAGCTGCACCAGAGCACTGCCCACTCCTCCAGCAGCAGAATGAACAAGAACATTACTCCTTGGCCTCATGATAAAGTTTTGAAAGAGAGCGTGATAGGCAGTTAAAAAAACAGCAGGAAAACATGCGGCCTCTTCAAAACTTAGACTTGAAGGTTTCTTAAAAACAAAATGCTCAGGAAGATTGAGTTTAGAACTATAGCCGTTAAAAAAACTCACTCCAAAGACTTCATCTCCAACTTTAAATTTTGAATTTTCATGAACTTTCGAGATCACACCAGAGAACTCAAAGCCAGGAGTTATTGGCCAACCAATAAACTTCTTGGCCGACTCGTAAATTCCCCATCGCACACAAACGTCCGCATAGTTGACCCCACTATACATCACATCGACTTGCACTTCATTGACCTTAAGATCGTCAATCGTGCCATGCTCAAGCTTCAATTTATCGTGATCCCCTGGACTATGGATAACTATTTTTTTCACCTTCAATTTCTCCTATTGAGGCATCAATTAATTTGATTAGAAATATTGTCTTATTATAGCGATATTTTAATCAACA
Protein-coding sequences here:
- a CDS encoding HD domain-containing protein encodes the protein MKNYIISNSKLTEDSFETIKNFYLNDDPAHDWLHIQRLLKQGIDFGTHLGASLSILLPAILIHDIINIPKGSRLRSKASLLSANKTKELLGKTDYTDKEIESIAQVVLEHSYSANLPATSLESEILQDIDKLDAMGAIGVMRWAATSAKMKSKFYDEDNPWAEGRELNDFQFALDHFETKLLKLEGRLNTEIAKKEGQKRLQFFYEFLSQLKAEI
- a CDS encoding RNA polymerase sigma factor; translation: MTKMTNEQYLLAAQKGDIKSFELLYEEIKHGLYAYIFNLVRHEADAIELFQETMEKVYRNIKMYRSEYKASTWIWTIARNNCYDYFRKNKVSFKNIDEHFEQFEMQEESDHFAEDRENLRLAIEKLNPSYRDVITLRIFNEYDYAEIAEVLGVSVPSVKGLIFKAKKKLKEILTEEFEYEK
- a CDS encoding medium chain dehydrogenase/reductase family protein, with the translated sequence MKKIVIHSPGDHDKLKLEHGTIDDLKVNEVQVDVMYSGVNYADVCVRWGIYESAKKFIGWPITPGFEFSGVISKVHENSKFKVGDEVFGVSFFNGYSSKLNLPEHFVFKKPSSLSFEEAACFPAVFLTAYHALFQNFIMRPRSNVLVHSAAGGVGSALVQLLKQAGHNTVGVIGSSGKREYLSSLNCDHIIDKSKEDLWKRAEEICPTGYDVILDANGVETLRDSFNHLAPTGKLMVYGFHTMLPKSGRINWPKLVWNYLRTPRFSPLELTSANKSVMAFNLSFLFERFDILLEGMEAMIKMLESGSIKGHRVTVFDASDVGHAHGHIESGKSVGKIALKW